The DNA window TCTTCGCCTATGTCGGCTTCGACGCGGTCTCGACCGCGGCCGAGGAAACCAAGAACCCTCAGCGCAACGTGCCGATCGGCCTGATCGGGTCGCTCCTGTTCTGCACGGTCTTCTACATCCTCGTTGCAGCCGGCGCGATCGGCGCCATGCCGACGGGCGGCCAGCCGATCATGGGCCCGAACGGCGTGCCGTTCCCCGCCGGGTCGGAAGAGCTGGCCCGCCAGTGCGCGATGCCGCAGTACAAGGAGGCGCTCGTCTGCTCGAATGAAGCGCTGGCCCACGTGCTGCGCACGATCGGCTTCGGCGCCATCGGCAATGCGGTCGGCTATGCCGCCATCCTGGCGCTTCCGTCGGTCATCCTGATCCTGCTGTTCGGCCAGACCCGCATCTTCTTCGTGATGGCGCGCGACGGCCTGCTTCCGGAAAGCTGGAGCAAGGTCCACCCGAAGTGGAAGACGCCCTACGTGATCACCGCCATCACCGGCGTGCTGGTTGCGGTCGCCGCGGCCTTCCTCCCGGTCGGCCAGCTCGCCGATATCGCGAATGCCGGAACGCTCTACGCCTTCCTGATGGTGGCGATCGCGGTGATGATGCTTCGCCGGACGGACCCGTCGCGCCAGCGCGTGTTCCGCGTGCCGGGGCTGATGATCATCGGCCCGCTGACGATTGCCGGCTGCCTGTTCCTGTTCTTCAACCTGCCGACGGCAGCGATGCTGGTGCTCCCCATCTGGGGCGCCATCGGCCTGCTCTTCTACTTCGGCTACGGACGCCGGAAGAGCCATGTCGGCCGCGGCATCATCGATGTCCCCGAAAGCGAGGTCGACCGCCTCGAACCGAAGGTGGCAGGGGTCGGCGGCGAAGACTGATCGCCGCGAACCGATCGAAAGCGAGGGCGGTGCCGAAAGGCGCCGCCCTTTCTTTTTAGGCGACGAGTTCGCCGGCCAGCTGGCGCAGGTCGGCCTCGGGCCGGGCGCCATAATGCTGGATCACTTCCGCGGCGCAGATCGCGCCAAGCCGCAGCGATTGCTCGAGGCTGAGCTCGCGCGCGACGCCGGCAAGGAAGCCGGCCGCGAACAGGTCGCCCGCGCCGGTCGTGTCGACCAGCTTCTCGATCTTTTCGGCAGGCACTTGCGCCCGCTCACTGCCGCGCGTTGCAAGGGCCCCCTGCTCGCTGCGGGTGACCACGAGCGTCGGCACCTTGTCGGCGAACTTGGCAACCGCCGCATCGACGTCGCTTTCCTCGGCCAGCTCCAGGATCTCCGCTTCGTTGGCGAACAGGATGTCGAGCTTACCCTCCGCGATCAGGCGCAGGATATCCGGCCCGTGCCGGCCGATCAGGAATGAATCGGACAGCGTGAACGCGACCAAAGTGCCCGCTTCCCGCGCCATGTCGATCGCCTGCTCCATCGCCTGGCGCGGCACGTCGGCGTCCCACAAATAGCCTTCGAGGTAGAGGATCTTCGCCGCCCCGATCAGCTCCGGCGTCACGGCGCTGCTGTCCAGCATCTGCGCCGCGCCCAGAAAGGTATTCATCGTCCGCTGCGCATCGCCGGTGACCAGGATCAGCGAGCTCGCCGTCGCCCCAACATCGTCGCGCGCAGGCGTATCGAACTCGACGCCGAGGCTGCGGATGTCGTGGCGGAAAATGCGCCCCAACTGGTCGTCCGCGACCTGCCCGATGAACCCGGCCTTCAGCCCAAGAGCCGCGACGCCCGAGGCCGTATTGCCGGCCGAACCGCCGGACAGCTCGCGTCCCGGTCCCATCGCCTCATAGAGCCGCGCCGATTCCGCTTCGTCGATCAGCCGCATCGATCCCTTCGCCAGCCCCTGCGCGTCGAGGAAGGCATCGTCCGCGTCGGCGATCACGTCGACGATGGCATTGCCGATTGCGAGCACGTCGAGGCGGCGGTCGGTCATGAAGTCACTTTCGAAATCTGTGGAGAAGCGGGCCGCCTAGCCGCCGGTGGACCCCATCGCAACATTGCCTCGCGGACGAGGCACGGGCATTCGATCATCCATGCGCCTAATCGTCCTCGCCTCGACCCTCATCCTCGCCGGTTGCGCCACCCGCCCCCAGCAGGCACCGACGCCCATCCCGCAGCAGCCTCAGCCCGTGCCGGTCGAGCGCAGCGGCCTCAACGGGCTCACGCCGAATGAGCTGGTCACGCGCCTCGGCACCCCGGCACTTCAGATCCGCGAAGGAACGAGCCTCAAGCTCCAGTTCCGCAGCCCCAGCTGCGTGCTCGACGCTTACCTATATCCCACCGCCGGCGGCCAGATGCGCGTCACCCACGTCGACACGCGCCTGCCCGCGGGAACCTCGACCAATCAGGCGGCCTGCATCGCCGCGATCGAAAACCCGATCTGACGAAGCGCCCAGTCGGCGGCTTCGGCCACCACCGGGTCTGGGTCGCCAAGGTGCGGCCGGACATGATCGACAAGCGCTGAGTCCCCGCTGTTCCCCGCTGCGATCAGGCAGTTGCGGATCATTTTGTTGCGGCCGATCCGCTTGATCGGCGATCCGGCGAACATCTCGCGAAAACCAGCGTCGTCGAGCGCCAGCAGATCCGCGAGCCGAGGGGCGGCGAGTTCGGCTCGTGCCAGGAACGCCCGGTTCGCCGCCGCCGCATCGGCAAAGCGATTCCACGGACATACCGCCAGGCAATCGTCGCAGCCGTAGATCCGGTTGCCCATCGGGGCGCGGAACTCTTCGGGGATCGCCCCGTCATGCTCGATGGTCAGGTAGGAAATGCACCGCCGGGCATCGATCCGGTGCGGCCCCATGAAGGCCTGCGTCGGGCATGCATCGAGGCAGCGGCTGCAGCTTCCGCAATGCCGCCCCGAGCCAGCCGATTCGTCTGGCTCCAGCTCAAGGCTGGTCAGGATCACGCCCAGGAACATCCAGCTCCCATGCTCGCGGCTGACCAGGTTCGTATGCTTGCCCTGCCAGCCGATCCCTGCGGCCTGCGCCAAGGGTTTTTCCATCACCGGCGCGGTGTCGACGAACACCTTCAGCTCCGAAGGAACGGCATCGACGATGAACCGCGCGAGCGCCTTGAGCGCCTTCTTGACCGTCTTGTGATAGTCGCCGCCCTGCGCATAGACGGAGATGCGCCCGAGTTCCGGGTGCTCCGCCAGCCGCATCGGGTCGCCCGCCGGCGCGTAGCTCATCCCGAGCGCGATTGCCGATTTGGCTTCGGGCCAAAGCGCCAGCGGCGACACGCGCTGGTGCCCGCGCTCCTCCATCCAGCCCATCGTCCCGTGGTGGCCGGCTTCGATCCAGCGCTTGATCTCCAGACCGGCGCCATCCGCAGCGTCGGCGCGCGTAAAGCCGCACGCCGCGAAGCCCAGCTCCGCCGCTTTCGCCCTTATTGCTTCACCAAGCCTTTGCGCTTTATCCACCCGACACGACTACACCGTTCGGCCTGAGCTTGTCGAAGGCCTGCTTTAATTTGTTTAGGAAAAACAGTGCTTCGACAGGCTCAGCACGAACGGACGGAGTTCGAGTTCGCCGTTGAAGCGCACGACCTCGTCAAGCAATTCGGCGACACCCGGGCGGTCGACGGCGTCAACCTGGCGGTCCCAACGGGCTCGATCTACGGCCTGCTCGGGCCGAACGGCGCCGGCAAGACCACCACCTTGCGCATGCTCATTGGGATCATCGATCCGTCTAGCGGCACACGGCGCCTGCTCGGTCGCGCCAAGCCGCTCGAGGCGGCATCGCAAGTCGGCTACCTTCCCGAGGAGCGCGGCCTCTACCCCGCCATGCACGCACGCGATGCCATCGCCTTCATGGGCGCGCTTCGCGGACTTCCGCTCGGCGAAGGACGCCGCCGCGCCGATGATCTTCTGGCGGAACACGGCCTCGCCGAGTGGGCAAGGAAGCCGATCCGCACCTTGTCGAAGGGCATGGCGCAGACCGTGCAGCTGCTCGGCACCATCGTTCACCGGCCGCGCCTGATCGTCCTCGACGAGCCCTTTTCGGGCCTCGACGCGATCAACCAGGGCAAGCTCGAAGCCCTGATCCGCCGCGAGGCGGAAGCCGGTGCCACCATCATCTTTTCGACCCACGTCATCGCCCATGCCGAGCGGCTGTGCGAACGCGTCGCGATCATCGCCAAGGGCAAGGTGGCCTTCGACGGCGGTGTCGACGAAGCCCGCTCGCGCCTGCGCTCGACGGTCCGGCTGCGGACCCGCGAAATGGACGGGCCGTGGCGCTCCGCCCTCCCTCAATCGGCGCGTCAGGAGGGCGGCGATTGGGTGTTCGAACTGCCGGAAAGCGGTCCCGAACCCTTGCTCAAGGCGCTGATCGACGGCGGCGCCGGGATCGAAACGCTGGCGATCGAACGCCCCGGCCTTCACGACGCCTTCGTCGCCATTGCCGGCAATGCGGCAGCCGCGGAGATGCAGGGAGCCGGCAAATGATGCGCCTGCTCCACGCGAGCTTCGTGATAGCCCGGCGCGACTTCGGTGCGACGGTGCTCTCGAAAGCCTTCATCTTCTTCCTGCTTGGCCCGCTGTTCCCGCTGCTCCTCGGCGGCGTATTCGGCGGCATCGGCGCCCGCGTCGCCAGCCAGGCTGAACGGCCCGTCGTCGCGGTGATCGCCAGCAAGACCGACTTCGACCGCCTTGCCGCCGCGCGCGACCAGTTCGCCCGCGCCCTGCCGGATCCGGCCGGGGCCGTCGCCCTCACCCACCACCAGCCCGAACCGGACCTGCTCGCGCAACAGAAGCGCCTGCTTGCAAGCCGCAGCCCGCCGGTGCGCGCCGTCTTCTTCGGCGGTCTCGACCATCCGCATGTCACCGGCGCCGTGTCCGGCGACGGCGCCATGGCTGCTCAGCTGCGCCTGATCATCGCCAATGCGCGCGCCAACCCGGAAGCATCCGCGCCCGCGGTCGCCGTCCGTCCGGTCCAGAGCACCACGGGCGCTCTCGCACAGCAGCAGGCGATTACGGCTCAAATCGGCCAGATGCTCCTCTTCTTCCTGACCCTGTTCCTCGCCGGCATGGTGATGAGCCAGCTGATCGAGGAGAAATCGAACAAGATCATCGAGATCATCGCGGCGGCGGTTCCCATCGACGCGATGTTCATCGGCAAATTGTTCGCGATGCTCGCGGCGTCGGTCATCGGCATTCTCGTGTGGGTCGCAGCCGGGGCCTTCGCCATCGAGACGATCAGCAAAGGCGGCCTTCAGACGCTGGCGCCGCCTGCGGTCGGCTGGCCCGCCTTCCTGACCTTGAGCGTCGTCTATTTCGCGATGAACTATCTGCTGATCGGCGCGGTGATGCTGACCATCGGCGCGCAGGCCTCGAGCGCCCGCGAAGTGCAGATCCTGGCCATGCCCGCGACCTTCGGCCAGTTCCTCGTCTTCGGCCTCGCCGCCGTCGCTGTCGGCAGCCCCAATTCGACCGAAGCCATCGCCGCGGCGATCTTTCCTTTGTCCTCGCCGCTGACGATGCTTGCCCGCGCCGCCGAAGATCCGGCGCTCTGGCCCCACCTCGCCGCGATCGCCTGGCAGGGCTTGTGGGTCGTCATCATCCTCAAGCTTGCGGCGCAGCTGTTCCGCAAGACGGTGCTGAAGTCGGGACCGCGCATGAAATGGTGGAAACGCGCCCAAGCCTGACACGAGGCCGTTGCCGGGAGCGATGTTGCCGATATGCTGCCCGGCAAGACAAGCGCACCGTCTGTATTGGTGCGCGGCGGAAGGTCGACTTTCAAACGTGAACCAAGCGCAACACAGCTTCCGCCCCAACTTCCGTGACGCCGCGGACGGGGAGCGCCTGCGCGAGATCGAACGGGGTTTGCGGGCGCTAAGCCCGGAAGTGCCGTGGACCCATCTCATCGACTTCGGCGGGCACTCGACGATCTCGCCGCATGAGGACGGTAAGTGGCTGAGGAAGGCACAAGGGCTGCGGCAGTTCGGAGATCGCGCTTCAGCTCGTGCGATCCGTCGTCTCCGGGCAGACGATCGACGGGAAGTCCGTTCTCGACCTCGGCTGCGGTGAAGGCGGACACGCCATCGTCGGATTGAGCTGAATGACTGCCATCGGAAACACCAGTTAACGCGCGGCGCGCCGCTGGAGAAACCGTGGCACAGCCGCTTAAGTAGACAAGCCGAATTGCGACGCCCCAGCCTCGCGCGCCTCGGAGCCCCCTACCATTTGCCTCATTCGTTAGTAGCGCCGGTAAGTGGTCGTATGGCGCTCGACGTGCATGCTGCTGACAAGTCCGGCGCGGTCGAGGTTGCAGCGAAACGCGAGATCGTTGTTGCTCGGGTTCCGGCTGGCATAGGCCTCCCCGCCGGGGCCCGGTCCTTGATAGGCGGTGCCGCGGTAACCGCCGCGATAAAGGACGCCACTGTCGATTAGACCTTTGACGCGCATCCCGTCGGATCGGCGCTGCACATCGGTGATGGCGCTTACCCGCATGGTCGCAGTGACGCCCGGAAAGCCAGCTACGCCTGCCTCGCCCGGGCGAAATGCACCGACGTAAGCGGCGTAGCCCTCCGTCCCGGCATAGCCATTCACGCCATACATGATCGCACCCTGGGCGAGCGCCGCCGTGGCGCAGCGGGCTACCGCCTCACGCACGCTGGCTGTGTATTTGTCTCCGAACTGCCGGTCGATCACGTCGCGGATTGGGGCTGGCGCAATAAACGGTGCCGCTTTTGTGCTTAGCGCCGCGGGCTTCGCAAGCGTCTGGTTCATCGCCTGAGAGGAGCCGGAAGCAGACAGGCTGATGAGCGCGGTCGCCGCCGCGACGATCGAACCTGTTCTATGAGGTGTTCGCCTCGAGCTCAGCCGAGGTTGGTTCGCGACCAATAGGTTGCTGCCCACTAGGTCCGCTGCTTGTCTGGCAACTCGCCTCTACGGATCACCAGGGAATCTTCCGCGTGATCAGCAGCGCCGGCCTTTTGATTCGCTGCGGCAACCACGAGCGAAATATTGTCTCGCACGAAGCGGCGCCTCTCATCTGCAGATAGCGCAGCGCCCTCGTTCCCGGGCAGCCCGAGATGCTCAGCGATCGCCTCAGGCGTAACTACGACGAGCCGGCTCTCGCCGCCGATCCAGGCTTCCATCTCCGTGTCCTGGCCGCGTGTCCATACACCGTCCCTCATGCAGCAGGCCGTCCCTTATCTGCCTTGCCGCTGTCCGGGTTCTCAGTCGGCGCGCTGAGCTGTTGGCGCTGCACATCCTTTGCCAAGGCAGCTTCGAGCTCGCCGGCGCGGATCTGGACCGCTCGGCTACCTGAAGCCGTTCGTACGATGAGCATACAAGATGTGCGGACAAAGGCTGAATGCCCGTTGCGCTCATGGACGTCTTCGGCGGTTTCGACCGTGTAAGTGCCGGGTGGATACAGCTCCTCTGACCCGCCGAGGGTAAACTCGTGAAGGAACACGACCTGCTGATCTGAATATCGGGTTGTATCACCGCTTCCCGCACCGGAGCCATTTCGCCGCGCTATGAGTGAAGCTGCCATCGCTGTGCGGTCGGACATTATGTTCTCCGGGCAAGCGGGAACACTCCGGTCCTCAGTTACGCACGGCTTGCTGCCAGGGTAGCGTAATGAAGGATGATATGGGGCCGCAGCTCAAATGAACAAGGCCGAACGTGCAGCGACAGCATGCTCGAGCCATGCTAGGCCTGCCGAATGACGACGGATGACAGCAAGCGTAAGTCTCGGGCCAAGGAGAGCGCGGCGAAGCGCTCGCAGCGTCTCGACAAGGCAGAGCAGGGCCGCGAGGCAGGGACTAAGGCGGACGATGCGAACGTCCAAAGAATGATCGAGCGCAGCATCAAAGATCACGGCGCCTAGTCGGCGGCTAATTAGATTTGGAGAGCTTTTGCTCAACAAGGTTGGCCAGGCGCTCGGGCGAGTAGGGTTTGGGCAGGAAAGTGCCGTCATCCGGCAGCTGCTCGTTGTCCACGTGAACTGCGCCTGAGGTCACGATCAACTCGACTTCCGGCCTGCGGACGCTCACTTCCTTTGCAAGGCCGAGGCCGTCCGGCTCACCCGGCATGTTGATGTCCGTGAAGACGACGCCGATGTCGGGATGCTTATCGAGGACGTGCAAGGCCTCGGCCGCATCTCCCGCTTCCCACGCCATGATTCCGCGGTCGACCAACGCATCCGCAGCCGCCATCCGGACGAGCGGCTCGTCCTCTACGACCAGCACTTCTTTGGGCAATGACTGCGTCATCTGTCTGAAACGGTAAGCAAGAGCCTCCGTTCCTGTCATTTCGGGGGTGAACGATCAGCTGCAATATCTCGCGTCGAGCGGACGTCCGCCGCACTGGTGTCGGCCGATGCGCGAGCAAAGTAGGTCTCCTGTACCAACCGACCGTACTTTCGACCGGCGGCAACTGCCTTTATCGATTCAGCAATGGACGACAGCGATTCCCTTTCGAGATTGACGGAGGGCGAGAAGGTCTGCCTGCGGCAATGGCTGCAGCATAAGTCTGCCAAGGAGATCGCCGCCGACCTCGGAATTTCGCATCATGCAGTCGAGAAGCGCCTTAAGATGGCGCGCACCAAGCTTCGCGCGACATCGTCCCTGGAAGCCGCTCGGATGCTTGGGGGGGCGGAAGGGTACGGTCCAACCGTAGCCCAATCGCCGGACCTAGTTCGAAATGCTGTCCCGCTGCACTCAAGCACCACTCGTCTACTACTTGTCGGAGTGGCTATTATGATCCTGACCGGAGCGATCGTCCTCGGCTTGCTGTTGCAGCCCGCTGCCTCCTCGCAAGCAGCTAATAATCAACCGGTTGAATCCTCCCGAGCACAGGGGTCCTCCCGCGGCTCTGGCCCGACGGCCGGAACGGAGGCTGCACTGCGAATGCTTGTCGCCGGACTGGCGAGCGGCTCGCCAGACTACAAGAACCTCTCGCCGGAGTTCGCCGAAGTCGTGCGCCGGGACCTGCCCACTACCCATCCGATGTTTCGCTCGATGGGCGAGCTGAAGTCGGTGACGTTCGAAGGCCGCGGAGCCATGGGCGACGACGTCTACAATCTGGCTTTCGCGAAGGGCGGGATGACAATGTCGGTCCTGCTCGACTTCCAGGGCAGGATGGCCGGCGGCGTTCTCCGACCCGCTGGAGAACGGACCTTCAGTCCAGCTTCTGAGCCGAGTGCCGGAACCGAGGCTGCCT is part of the Sphingomicrobium sp. genome and encodes:
- a CDS encoding adenosine kinase — encoded protein: MTDRRLDVLAIGNAIVDVIADADDAFLDAQGLAKGSMRLIDEAESARLYEAMGPGRELSGGSAGNTASGVAALGLKAGFIGQVADDQLGRIFRHDIRSLGVEFDTPARDDVGATASSLILVTGDAQRTMNTFLGAAQMLDSSAVTPELIGAAKILYLEGYLWDADVPRQAMEQAIDMAREAGTLVAFTLSDSFLIGRHGPDILRLIAEGKLDILFANEAEILELAEESDVDAAVAKFADKVPTLVVTRSEQGALATRGSERAQVPAEKIEKLVDTTGAGDLFAAGFLAGVARELSLEQSLRLGAICAAEVIQHYGARPEADLRQLAGELVA
- a CDS encoding helix-turn-helix transcriptional regulator, which translates into the protein MDDSDSLSRLTEGEKVCLRQWLQHKSAKEIAADLGISHHAVEKRLKMARTKLRATSSLEAARMLGGAEGYGPTVAQSPDLVRNAVPLHSSTTRLLLVGVAIMILTGAIVLGLLLQPAASSQAANNQPVESSRAQGSSRGSGPTAGTEAALRMLVAGLASGSPDYKNLSPEFAEVVRRDLPTTHPMFRSMGELKSVTFEGRGAMGDDVYNLAFAKGGMTMSVLLDFQGRMAGGVLRPAGERTFSPASEPSAGTEAALRRLVAGLASGSPEYGKLSPQFAEVVRRDLPMTHPLFSSMGQLQSVNFRGRGSMGDDVYDLVFAKGGMTMSVVLDSEGRMAGGLLRPARAPER
- the queG gene encoding tRNA epoxyqueuosine(34) reductase QueG, with product MDKAQRLGEAIRAKAAELGFAACGFTRADAADGAGLEIKRWIEAGHHGTMGWMEERGHQRVSPLALWPEAKSAIALGMSYAPAGDPMRLAEHPELGRISVYAQGGDYHKTVKKALKALARFIVDAVPSELKVFVDTAPVMEKPLAQAAGIGWQGKHTNLVSREHGSWMFLGVILTSLELEPDESAGSGRHCGSCSRCLDACPTQAFMGPHRIDARRCISYLTIEHDGAIPEEFRAPMGNRIYGCDDCLAVCPWNRFADAAAANRAFLARAELAAPRLADLLALDDAGFREMFAGSPIKRIGRNKMIRNCLIAAGNSGDSALVDHVRPHLGDPDPVVAEAADWALRQIGFSIAAMQAA
- a CDS encoding ATP-binding cassette domain-containing protein, with the translated sequence MLRQAQHERTEFEFAVEAHDLVKQFGDTRAVDGVNLAVPTGSIYGLLGPNGAGKTTTLRMLIGIIDPSSGTRRLLGRAKPLEAASQVGYLPEERGLYPAMHARDAIAFMGALRGLPLGEGRRRADDLLAEHGLAEWARKPIRTLSKGMAQTVQLLGTIVHRPRLIVLDEPFSGLDAINQGKLEALIRREAEAGATIIFSTHVIAHAERLCERVAIIAKGKVAFDGGVDEARSRLRSTVRLRTREMDGPWRSALPQSARQEGGDWVFELPESGPEPLLKALIDGGAGIETLAIERPGLHDAFVAIAGNAAAAEMQGAGK
- a CDS encoding ABC transporter permease; translation: MMRLLHASFVIARRDFGATVLSKAFIFFLLGPLFPLLLGGVFGGIGARVASQAERPVVAVIASKTDFDRLAAARDQFARALPDPAGAVALTHHQPEPDLLAQQKRLLASRSPPVRAVFFGGLDHPHVTGAVSGDGAMAAQLRLIIANARANPEASAPAVAVRPVQSTTGALAQQQAITAQIGQMLLFFLTLFLAGMVMSQLIEEKSNKIIEIIAAAVPIDAMFIGKLFAMLAASVIGILVWVAAGAFAIETISKGGLQTLAPPAVGWPAFLTLSVVYFAMNYLLIGAVMLTIGAQASSAREVQILAMPATFGQFLVFGLAAVAVGSPNSTEAIAAAIFPLSSPLTMLARAAEDPALWPHLAAIAWQGLWVVIILKLAAQLFRKTVLKSGPRMKWWKRAQA
- a CDS encoding response regulator, translated to MTQSLPKEVLVVEDEPLVRMAAADALVDRGIMAWEAGDAAEALHVLDKHPDIGVVFTDINMPGEPDGLGLAKEVSVRRPEVELIVTSGAVHVDNEQLPDDGTFLPKPYSPERLANLVEQKLSKSN
- a CDS encoding amino acid permease, with amino-acid sequence MIFGRVKPLDAILATAEKKSLHRSLGALQLTLFGIGCIIGTGIFVLTAAGAQKAGPGLMVAFVIAGLVCIVAALCYAEIAAMVPVAGSAYTYTYATMGEFLAWTVGWALVLEYAIAASAVSVGWSGFFTGTILQETFGIALPPFLTAGPLALGGAPGGFINLPALIIALLVTWLLMIGTSESAKVNAVLVAIKLTALTAFLVLTLPRINPEHFNPFLPAGVFGGFGTGVGAVGAAATIFFAYVGFDAVSTAAEETKNPQRNVPIGLIGSLLFCTVFYILVAAGAIGAMPTGGQPIMGPNGVPFPAGSEELARQCAMPQYKEALVCSNEALAHVLRTIGFGAIGNAVGYAAILALPSVILILLFGQTRIFFVMARDGLLPESWSKVHPKWKTPYVITAITGVLVAVAAAFLPVGQLADIANAGTLYAFLMVAIAVMMLRRTDPSRQRVFRVPGLMIIGPLTIAGCLFLFFNLPTAAMLVLPIWGAIGLLFYFGYGRRKSHVGRGIIDVPESEVDRLEPKVAGVGGED